A DNA window from Scomber japonicus isolate fScoJap1 chromosome 14, fScoJap1.pri, whole genome shotgun sequence contains the following coding sequences:
- the c14h10orf53 gene encoding UPF0728 protein C10orf53 homolog codes for MPANARVTVCYGPYESNGVVKHRTSRLQGLQAALRARGHQCVWEETRQRNMVELVVNGETVFTCNIKQLEFGGDGKLDPVCKEAVAAVENAH; via the exons ATGCCAGCAAACGCACGGGTGACAGTTTGCTACGGACCTTATGAATCAAATGGAGTCGTAAAGCACAGGACGTCCCGCCTGCAGGGTCTCCAGG CAGCGCTCAGAGCGCGCGGGCACCAGTGTGTCTGGGAAGAAACGCGCCAGCGGAACATGGTGGAGCTCGTGGTCAACGGGGAGACCGTCTTCACCTGTAATATCAAGCAGCTGGAGTTCG GTGGAGATGGTAAACTGGACCCTGTTTGCAAAGaagctgttgctgctgtggaGAATGCCCACTGA
- the ogdhl gene encoding 2-oxoglutarate dehydrogenase-like, mitochondrial, with protein MYFAWLEDHKNVHESWDTFFRNMQASSPSGEAGERHPSALLQGRVLSHSPDMAQKVVEDHLAVHTLIRAYQIRGHHVAQLDPLGILDADLDSFIPSDLITTIDKLGFYGLDESDLDRSFQLPSTTFIGGGETTLPLREIIRRLEISYCGHIGVEFMFINNVDQCQWIRQKFETPGIMQFTNAEKRTLLARLIRSTRFEDFLARKWSSEKRFGLEGCEVLIPALKTIIDTSSAAGIDSVIMGMPHRGRLNVLANVIRKELDQIFCQFDPKLEAADEGSGDVKYHLGMYHERINRGTDKNITLSLMANPSHLEAVDPVVQGKAKAEQFYRGDTQGKKVMSILMHGDAAFAGQGVVYETFHLSELPSYTTHGTIHVVVNNQIGFTTDPRVARSSPYPTDVARVVNAPIFHVNADDPEAVMYVCRVAAEWKTTFNKDVVIDLVSYRRFGHNEMDEPMFTQPLMYKQIRRQEHVLKKYSDKLIAEGVVTLQEFEEEVAKYDKICEEAYTSSKDEKILNNRHWLDSPWPDFFTAEGEPKSMSCLPTGLDEEVLQHIGQTASSVPLEDFKIHPGVSRILRGRADLVKNRQMDWALGEYMAFGTLLKDGIHVRLSGQDVERGTFSHRHHVLHDQEVDKRICVPMNHLWPNQAPYTVCNSSLSEYGVLGFELGFAMASPNALILWEAQFGDFHNTAQCIIDQFISSGQAKWVRNNGIVLLLPHGMEGMGPEHSSARPERFLQMSKDDPDHFPEFIGDFEVQQLNDCNWIVVNCSTPANYCHVLRRQIMLPFRKPLIIFTPKSLLRHPDARSSFDDLANGTKFKRLIPDMGAASQSPGQVKRVIFCTGKVYYELAKERKLQNLEKDIAIIRLEQISPFPFDLVRAEVEKYANAELIWCQEEHKNMGYYDYVRPRFLTVVANKKPVWYVGRDPAAAPATGNKSTHLNELKRFMDTAFNLDAFQGRDM; from the exons ATGTACTTCGCCTGGCTGGAGGATCATAAAAACGTCCACGAG TCCTGGGACACGTTCTTCCGTAACATGCAGGCCTCCAGTCCGTCTGGCGAGGCGGGAGAGAGACacccctctgctctgctccaggGCCGAGTGCTGTCCCACTCACCAGACATGGCACAGAAAGTGGTGGAGGACCACCTGGCTGTGCACACTCTCATTAGAGCCTATCAG ATTCGTGGTCACCATGTTGCCCAGTTAGACCCTTTGGGAATCCTGGATGCTGACCTCGACTCCTTTATTCCCTCTGACTTGATCACCACCATCGATAAATTAG GTTTCTACGGTCTTGATGAGTCTGACTTGGACAGGAGCTTTCAGCTGCCCTCCACCACCTTCATCGGAGGAGGAGAGACCACTCTTCCTCTAAGAGAGATCATACGCAGACTAGAG atatCCTACTGTGGTCACATAGGAGTTGAATTCATGTTCATTAACAATGTGGACCAGTGTCAATGGATCCGTCAGAAATTTGAGACTCCAGGAATCATGCAGTTCACTAATGCTGAGAAGAGAACTTTGCTAGCCCGCCTGATCAGATCCACACG GTTTGAGGACTTCCTGGCCAGGAAGTGGTCATCAGAGAAACGTTTTGGTCTGGAGGGCTGTGAAGTTCTCATCCCTGCTCTTAAAACTATCATTGACACGTCGAGCGCTGCAGGCATCGACAGTGTGATCATGGGGATGCCACATCG TGGTCGACTGAATGTCTTGGCCAATGTTATCCGTAAGGAGCTGGATCAGATCTTTTGCCAGTTTGACCCTAAATTGGAGGCTGCTGATGAG GGCTCAGGGGATGTCAAATACCACCTTGGGATGTACCATGAGAGGATTAACCGTGGGACAGACAAGAACATCACGCTGTCACTCATGGCGAACCCCTCCCACCTGGAGGCAGTAGATCCAGTGGTTCAGGGCAAGGCCAAAGCTGAGCAGTTCTACAGAGGGGACACTCAGGGGAAAAAG GTAATGTCTATCCTGATGCATGGTGACGCTGCTTTTGCTGGACAAGGAGTTGTGTATGAGACCTTCCACCTAAGCGAGCTCCCTTCTTACACCACACATGGTACGATCCACGTGGTGGTCAACAATCAG ATTGGCTTCACTACTGACCCTCGTGTGGCCCGCTCCTCTCCTTACCCCACTGATGTGGCTCGGGTTGTGAATGCACCCATCTTCCATGTAAATGCCGATGACCCCGAGGCTGTCATGTACGTGTGTCGGGTGGCTGCAGAGTGGAAGACCACCTTCAACAAGGATGTTGTCATTGACCTT gtTTCTTACAGACGGTTTGGCCATAATGAAATGGACGAGCCCATGTTCACCCAGCCACTGATGTACAAACAAATCCGTCGACAGGAGCATGTGCTGAAAAAGTACTCTGACAAGCTCATTGCAGAAGGAGTGGTGACACTGCAGGAATTTGAG GAAGAAGTTGCCAAATATGACAAGATATGTGAGGAAGCATACACCAGCTCCAAGGATGAAAAGATCTTAAACAACCGACACTGGCTAGACTCCCCCTGGCCAG ATTTCTTCACAGCTGAGGGAGAACCCAAGAGCATGAGCTGCCTCCCTACAGGATTGGACGAGGAGGTCCTGCAGCACATTGGCCAGACAGCCAGCTCAGTGCCTCTGGAAGATTTTAAGATCCACCCTG GTGTGTCTCGGATCTTGCGTGGTCGGGCTGACCTGGTGAAGAATCGGCAGATGGACTGGGCTCTGGGAGAGTACATGGCCTTCGGCACACTTCTCAAAGATGGAATCCATGTGCGACTCAGTGGGCAGGATGTAGAGCGGGGCACCTTTAG TCACCGTCATCACGTTCTGCATGACCAAGAGGTGGACAAACGTATCTGTGTTCCCATGAACCATCTGTGGCCCAACCAGGCTCCTTACACTGTCTGCAACAGCTCTTTATCAGAGTACGGAGTTCTAG GTTTTGAACTTGGCTTTGCCATGGCCAGCCCTAATGCTCTGATCCTCTGGGAGGCCCAGTTTGGAGACTTTCACAACACAGCCCAGTGTATCATTGACCAGTTCATCAGTTCAGGCCAGGCCAAGTGGGTCCGCAACAATGGCATTGTCCTACTGCTGCCACATGGGATGGAAGGAATG GGTCCTGAACATTCATCAGCCAGACCTGAGCGCTTCCTGCAAATGAGCAAAGATGACCCTGATCACTTCCCT GAGTTCATTGGAGATTTTGAAGTCCAGCAGCTGAACGACTGCAACTGGATCGTGGTCAACTGCTCCACGCCTGCCAACTACTGTCATGTTCTCAGACGCCAGATTATGCTGCCATTCAGAAAACCG ttgattattttcactcccAAATCTCTGCTGAGGCACCCCGATGCAAGGTCCAGTTTTGATGACCTCGCCAATG GTACTAAATTCAAGAGGTTGATTCCAGACATGGGAGCTGCCAGTCAAAGCCCTGGCCAAGTGAAAAGGGTGATCTTCTGCACTGGTAAAGTCTACTATGAACTGGCTAAAGAGAGGAAACTGCAAAACCTGGAGAAAGACATTGCCATCATCAGACTTGAACAG ATCTCTCCATTCCCATTTGACCTGGTCAGAGCAGAGGTCGAAAAATATGCCAATGCTGAGCTGATCTGGTGTCAGGAAGAGCACAAGAACATGGGTTACTATGATTACGTCAGGCCACGTTTCCTCACAGTGGTGGCCAACAAGAAACCAGTTTG GTATGTGGGACGAGACCCTGCAGCCGCTCCTGCAACAGGGAACAAGTCCACCCACCTCAATGAGCTGAAGAGGTTCATGGACACAGCTTTCAACCTGGATGCCTTCCAGGGGAGGGACATGTGA